A section of the Leptotrichia sp. HSP-342 genome encodes:
- the uvrB gene encoding excinuclease ABC subunit UvrB gives MDFKIHSKFKPTGDQPQAIQKIVENLEDGITDQILLGVTGSGKTFTVANVIEKINRPALIMAPNKTLAAQLYNEYKQFFPENAVEYFVSYYDYYQPEAYIMQTDTYIEKDSSINDEIDKLRHAATAALLNRRDVIIVASVSAIYGLGSPEAYKKRSIPIDVETGFERNELIKRLISLRYERNDIAFERGKFRVKGDILDLHPSYQDTGYRFEFFGDDLESISEINTLTGQKIRNIKRITIMPATHYLTNEDTKVMFESIKKEMEERVHFFQKEGKLLEAQRIEQRTKYDLEMIEEIGYCKGVENYSRYLTGKSEGEAPDTLIDYFPEDLVVFLDESHISVPQINGMYKGDRARKKALIDNGFRLPSAYDNRPLKFEEFFGKIPQVVYISATPSDYELEHSNGEVVEQLVRPTGIVEPSIDIRETKNQIDDLMDEIKTRTARKERILVTTLTKKMAEELTDYYLEYGIKVKYMHSDIDTLERTEIIRGLRKGEFDVLVGINLLREGLDIPEVSLVAILEADKEGYLRSRRSLIQTMGRAARNVEGHVILYADRITGSMQEAIDEVNRRREVQEKYNLENNINPKSIVREIAESIVDYEIEKENEANKAIKQYKSEKDVEKEIKKLDKQIKKLAEELNFEEAIKLRDKMNELKKLLIEL, from the coding sequence ATGGATTTTAAGATACATTCAAAATTTAAGCCTACTGGGGATCAGCCGCAGGCTATTCAAAAAATTGTGGAAAACTTGGAAGATGGGATTACAGATCAGATTTTGCTTGGGGTTACGGGGTCGGGAAAGACATTTACAGTTGCGAATGTCATTGAAAAAATAAATCGTCCAGCTTTGATAATGGCACCGAATAAGACGCTTGCAGCACAGCTTTATAATGAATACAAACAGTTTTTTCCTGAAAATGCTGTTGAGTATTTTGTGTCTTATTATGATTATTACCAGCCTGAAGCGTATATTATGCAAACTGATACGTATATTGAAAAGGACTCTTCAATTAATGATGAGATTGATAAATTGCGGCATGCGGCGACAGCGGCACTTTTGAACAGAAGAGATGTCATTATTGTGGCTTCGGTTTCGGCAATTTATGGATTGGGGTCGCCAGAGGCATATAAAAAGAGATCGATTCCGATTGATGTGGAAACAGGATTTGAAAGAAATGAGCTTATAAAAAGGCTGATTTCACTTAGATATGAGAGAAATGACATTGCCTTTGAGCGTGGAAAATTCCGTGTGAAAGGTGATATTCTTGATTTACATCCATCTTATCAAGATACAGGATACCGTTTTGAATTTTTTGGAGATGATTTGGAAAGCATTTCAGAAATTAATACGCTTACTGGACAGAAGATTAGAAATATAAAAAGAATCACAATAATGCCTGCGACTCACTATTTGACAAATGAAGATACAAAAGTGATGTTTGAGTCAATAAAAAAGGAAATGGAAGAAAGAGTGCATTTTTTCCAAAAAGAAGGAAAACTGCTGGAAGCACAGAGAATTGAGCAAAGAACAAAGTATGATTTGGAAATGATTGAGGAAATTGGTTATTGTAAAGGTGTGGAAAACTATTCTAGATATTTGACAGGAAAGAGTGAAGGAGAAGCGCCTGATACGTTGATTGACTATTTTCCTGAGGATTTGGTCGTATTTTTGGATGAGTCGCACATTTCAGTTCCGCAGATAAATGGAATGTATAAGGGAGATAGAGCAAGAAAGAAGGCTTTAATTGACAATGGATTTAGGCTTCCAAGTGCTTACGACAACCGTCCGTTAAAATTTGAGGAATTCTTTGGAAAAATTCCGCAAGTTGTATATATTTCAGCCACTCCAAGCGATTACGAGCTGGAACATTCAAATGGTGAAGTTGTAGAGCAGCTTGTCCGTCCAACAGGAATTGTAGAGCCAAGTATCGACATTCGTGAAACAAAAAATCAAATTGACGACTTGATGGATGAAATAAAAACAAGAACAGCAAGAAAAGAACGAATTTTAGTTACAACCTTGACAAAAAAAATGGCAGAAGAACTGACAGATTACTATTTGGAATACGGAATAAAAGTAAAATATATGCACTCTGACATTGACACGCTAGAAAGAACAGAGATAATAAGAGGCTTGAGAAAAGGTGAATTTGATGTTCTAGTTGGAATAAACTTGCTGCGGGAAGGGCTGGATATTCCAGAAGTTTCATTAGTGGCAATTTTGGAAGCAGACAAGGAAGGATATTTGCGTTCCAGAAGATCTTTAATTCAGACAATGGGACGTGCCGCAAGAAATGTGGAAGGACATGTTATCCTATATGCCGACAGAATAACAGGCTCTATGCAGGAAGCCATTGACGAAGTGAACAGACGGCGTGAAGTTCAGGAAAAATACAATTTGGAAAACAACATTAATCCAAAATCAATCGTAAGAGAAATTGCAGAGTCAATCGTAGACTATGAAATTGAAAAAGAAAATGAAGCAAACAAAGCAATTAAACAGTATAAGAGCGAAAAAGATGTTGAAAAGGAAATCAAGAAACTTGATAAGCAGATTAAAAAACTGGCTGAGGAGCTTAATTTTGAAGAAGCTATTAAGTTGAGGGATAAAATGAATGAATTGAAGAAGTTGTTAATTGAACTGTAA
- the era gene encoding GTPase Era — MKSGFITIVGRPNVGKSTLMNKLVKEKVAIVSDKAGTTRDQIKGIVNIGENQFIFVDTPGIHKPKHLLGEHMTNVALEALENVDLIMFMLDGTQEISTGDMFVNENVRSVKTPIVLVINKIDKMSDEEIEEKKKEIREKLGEFDEIITLTAEYAIGIHKIFEVAEKYLSNDVWFYPEDYYTDLPVNKIVVETVREKILHHTKDEIPHSVAVEIINVETKPTIRKYDINIYVERDSQKGIIIGKDGAMLKKIGTEARREIEHLIDLKVNLKLWVKVKKKWRKNKKFLDEMGYKIK; from the coding sequence ATGAAGTCAGGATTTATAACAATTGTTGGGCGTCCGAATGTTGGGAAGTCTACGCTTATGAATAAGCTTGTGAAAGAAAAAGTTGCGATTGTGTCAGACAAGGCTGGGACGACTAGGGATCAGATAAAAGGTATTGTAAATATTGGAGAAAATCAGTTTATATTTGTTGATACGCCAGGGATTCATAAACCTAAACATTTGCTTGGGGAACACATGACTAATGTAGCATTAGAAGCTCTTGAAAATGTGGATTTGATAATGTTTATGCTGGATGGGACACAGGAAATTTCAACTGGGGATATGTTTGTTAATGAAAATGTGCGAAGTGTAAAGACACCAATTGTACTTGTTATTAACAAAATTGATAAAATGTCGGATGAGGAAATTGAGGAGAAGAAAAAGGAAATTCGTGAAAAATTGGGAGAGTTTGATGAAATAATAACTCTTACAGCGGAATATGCAATTGGAATTCATAAGATATTTGAAGTTGCTGAAAAATATTTATCAAATGATGTATGGTTTTATCCAGAAGATTACTATACAGATTTACCAGTAAATAAGATTGTTGTAGAAACAGTCAGAGAAAAAATTTTACATCATACAAAAGATGAAATTCCGCATAGTGTAGCTGTGGAAATTATTAATGTGGAAACAAAGCCTACAATTAGAAAATATGATATAAATATTTATGTTGAAAGAGATAGCCAAAAAGGAATTATTATTGGAAAAGATGGGGCTATGCTTAAGAAAATTGGGACAGAGGCTAGACGTGAGATTGAGCATCTGATTGATTTAAAGGTTAATTTGAAATTGTGGGTAAAAGTTAAGAAGAAATGGAGAAAGAATAAGAAATTTCTTGATGAAATGGGATATAAAATAAAATAA
- a CDS encoding zinc ribbon domain-containing protein YjdM, whose protein sequence is MSLPNCPKCGSEYVYEDGNMLVCPECFYEWAENGEESSDENVVKDSNGNILQDGDSVTIIKDLKVKGASSDLKRGTKVKNIRLIDDGIHNIDCKIDGFGAMKLKSEFVKKI, encoded by the coding sequence ATGAGTTTACCAAATTGTCCAAAATGTGGATCAGAATATGTTTATGAGGATGGAAATATGCTAGTTTGTCCAGAATGCTTTTATGAATGGGCTGAAAATGGGGAAGAAAGCAGTGATGAAAACGTTGTGAAAGATTCAAACGGAAATATTTTGCAGGATGGGGACAGTGTTACAATTATTAAGGATTTGAAAGTAAAAGGTGCATCGTCAGACTTGAAGAGAGGAACAAAAGTTAAAAATATAAGATTAATTGATGATGGGATTCATAACATTGATTGTAAAATAGATGGTTTTGGTGCAATGAAACTAAAATCGGAATTTGTTAAAAAAATATAA
- a CDS encoding ComEC/Rec2 family competence protein: MKNGGNFENNEIIEERNKKIDFENIKFRKIVKKSNKNENIKNYGNIKVSKNNDNSQTQENVNKFENKEFDKYILEMQKFREKEARKKYIKSELSRRKQNLVRFFNIEIGIEEVKRTWQFGILILAGIFLFVFYLNFVTFKGELSGEKTLYVKIDGNRGSVLKVNNKYLKSQASIENKKGLEYGFYLMRYKIRKVVNKNGNIKIEGKVLGYKESRLNRVRKYILEIFDNLFITEENLYAFSRAAVLGEKAEVSKDMKDKFKYTGLAHLIVISGTHISLVVIGIVKILDGLSLGYRFKYLMALAALTFYCALIGFSPGILRAYIMGAMMILARVLFEQEDSKKSLLVSFIVIIVLNPYSLFDISMQLSYAAVVAIIFVNPEFKKIYQEKILDKIKNEVLRNTVDLIFLSLTIQITSIPLFLYYFEKLPLFSFLLNIVGIPIGTVVIQCLFLAVLLNIFKLSLFNGIVVFITEVIFKAFEGFIYAGSKIPLLQLNINGKAPLWTVFAYYGMLFFITFFVMPLFTAKIDMYSSSFNTETIK; the protein is encoded by the coding sequence ATGAAAAATGGGGGAAATTTTGAAAATAATGAGATAATTGAGGAAAGAAATAAAAAAATAGATTTTGAGAATATAAAATTTCGTAAAATCGTGAAAAAATCTAATAAAAATGAAAATATAAAAAATTATGGAAATATAAAAGTGAGTAAAAATAATGACAATAGTCAAACTCAAGAAAACGTAAATAAATTTGAAAATAAGGAATTTGACAAATATATTTTGGAAATGCAGAAATTCAGAGAAAAAGAAGCTAGAAAAAAGTATATAAAATCTGAACTTTCACGCAGGAAACAAAATTTAGTAAGGTTTTTTAATATAGAAATAGGAATTGAAGAAGTGAAAAGAACTTGGCAATTTGGAATTTTAATTTTGGCAGGGATTTTTTTGTTTGTGTTTTATCTGAATTTTGTTACTTTTAAGGGGGAACTTTCTGGAGAAAAAACGCTTTATGTGAAGATTGATGGAAATCGTGGAAGTGTCTTGAAGGTTAATAACAAATATTTGAAAAGTCAGGCGAGCATAGAGAATAAGAAGGGGCTTGAATATGGATTTTACCTTATGCGGTACAAAATTAGGAAAGTTGTAAATAAAAATGGCAATATTAAGATTGAAGGGAAAGTGTTAGGATATAAAGAATCACGATTAAATAGAGTCCGTAAATATATTTTGGAGATTTTTGATAATTTGTTTATAACTGAAGAAAATTTGTATGCTTTTTCACGTGCTGCAGTTTTGGGAGAAAAGGCGGAGGTTTCTAAGGATATGAAGGATAAGTTTAAGTATACAGGACTGGCTCATTTAATTGTAATTTCTGGAACTCATATAAGTCTGGTTGTGATTGGGATTGTGAAAATTTTGGATGGGCTGTCGCTAGGATATAGGTTTAAATATCTGATGGCGCTTGCAGCACTTACTTTCTATTGTGCATTAATCGGATTTTCTCCAGGAATTTTACGTGCCTATATTATGGGAGCGATGATGATTTTGGCAAGAGTTCTTTTTGAACAGGAAGACAGTAAAAAATCTCTTTTGGTGTCGTTTATTGTTATAATTGTGCTAAATCCGTATTCACTTTTTGATATTTCAATGCAGCTTTCGTATGCGGCAGTTGTGGCAATAATATTTGTAAATCCTGAATTTAAGAAAATTTATCAGGAAAAAATTTTGGATAAAATAAAAAACGAAGTATTGAGAAATACTGTAGATTTGATATTTTTAAGTTTAACAATACAAATTACGAGCATTCCTTTATTTTTGTATTATTTTGAAAAATTGCCATTATTTTCATTTTTATTAAACATTGTGGGAATACCGATTGGAACAGTTGTTATACAATGTTTATTTTTGGCTGTACTTCTAAATATTTTTAAATTATCTTTATTTAATGGAATAGTAGTTTTTATTACAGAAGTTATTTTTAAGGCTTTTGAAGGGTTCATTTACGCTGGAAGCAAAATTCCGCTTTTACAGCTTAATATTAATGGAAAAGCACCATTATGGACGGTTTTTGCATATTATGGAATGTTATTTTTTATAACATTTTTTGTAATGCCCTTGTTTACTGCAAAAATTGATATGTATTCAAGTTCTTTTAATACTGAAACAATAAAATAA
- a CDS encoding type II secretion system protein, with the protein MRIKGNNNGFTLIEVLLYISIMAILFMVVSVNLQKQRQNQEFAIQKRNISQFIRKIQQYAQHNRKEYVLDFKISEKRAYFLDEKNGKKDIIDKMEISKNLSYMTNNSNKNADFRRRTTNEGNFEKGFSVYLLDKKGEKIYYRISTNTINAAKYPIISIYRAKKPINLSDDYSKANLWEEEI; encoded by the coding sequence ATGAGAATAAAGGGGAATAACAATGGATTTACACTCATTGAGGTTTTATTATATATTTCAATTATGGCGATTTTGTTTATGGTGGTTTCTGTGAATTTACAGAAACAGAGGCAGAATCAGGAGTTCGCAATTCAGAAGAGGAATATTAGCCAGTTTATTAGAAAAATTCAACAGTATGCACAGCACAACAGGAAGGAATATGTGCTGGATTTTAAAATATCTGAAAAGAGGGCCTATTTTTTGGATGAAAAAAATGGGAAAAAGGATATTATAGATAAAATGGAGATTTCCAAAAACTTATCTTATATGACAAATAATTCTAATAAAAATGCTGATTTTAGAAGACGTACCACAAATGAAGGGAATTTTGAAAAAGGATTTTCCGTTTATTTGCTGGATAAAAAGGGAGAAAAAATTTATTATAGAATTTCCACAAACACAATAAATGCGGCGAAATATCCGATTATAAGTATTTACAGGGCTAAAAAGCCAATTAATCTTTCGGATGACTATTCAAAAGCTAACTTATGGGAGGAGGAAATTTAG
- a CDS encoding ISAs1 family transposase, with product MSENNQNLKELLIYITQIEDKRQTSKIKHKLSDIVMITLFAMLANVEYWEEIEEFGKLYLKALKRYLELPNRVPSHDAIQRVMATIEPEVTEVLLTKWMELKISGEYKKIRKILNIDGKFLNGMKNKNNSPLDIVSAYSKEDGICYSQVALEGKGNDIEAILRLLDKISVKECIVTIDAIGTQKEIIKKLGKKKGYFCLQVKGNQKTLKEDIEDYFADKGFRKKLKEEGMEGSKRDRCIILTTEENGKKQEQKRYYITNTAGGVEEFVRAVRGHWAIESYHWILDMTFREDANKTLNKNAARNLNILRKLAISILEELPFRKKFSRRIKRYIISLDVRRYLKLFFDI from the coding sequence ATGTCGGAAAATAACCAAAATCTAAAAGAATTGTTAATATATATTACTCAAATAGAGGACAAGCGACAGACTTCAAAAATAAAACACAAGTTAAGTGACATTGTTATGATTACTCTTTTTGCTATGCTTGCGAATGTTGAATATTGGGAAGAGATTGAGGAATTTGGGAAACTATATCTTAAAGCATTAAAAAGATACTTGGAGCTGCCAAATAGAGTTCCTTCGCATGATGCTATTCAAAGAGTCATGGCTACAATAGAGCCTGAAGTTACAGAAGTTCTTTTGACAAAATGGATGGAGTTAAAAATTTCCGGGGAATATAAAAAAATAAGAAAAATATTGAATATTGATGGGAAATTTTTAAACGGAATGAAGAATAAAAACAACAGCCCGTTAGACATAGTATCTGCGTATTCCAAAGAAGATGGAATCTGCTATTCACAAGTGGCGCTTGAAGGAAAAGGGAATGATATAGAAGCGATATTACGTCTGCTTGATAAAATCTCAGTAAAGGAATGTATAGTTACAATAGATGCGATAGGAACCCAGAAAGAAATCATAAAAAAGCTAGGAAAGAAGAAGGGTTATTTCTGTCTCCAGGTAAAAGGGAACCAGAAGACTTTAAAAGAAGATATAGAAGATTACTTTGCTGACAAGGGATTCAGAAAAAAATTAAAGGAAGAAGGAATGGAAGGAAGTAAAAGGGATAGGTGCATCATTTTAACAACAGAAGAAAATGGAAAAAAGCAGGAACAGAAAAGGTATTACATAACAAATACAGCAGGGGGAGTGGAAGAATTTGTAAGAGCGGTAAGAGGACATTGGGCAATAGAAAGTTATCATTGGATACTGGATATGACATTCAGAGAAGATGCAAATAAGACATTAAACAAAAATGCGGCAAGAAACTTAAATATTCTAAGGAAATTAGCAATCTCAATACTGGAAGAACTGCCGTTCAGAAAGAAATTTAGCAGAAGGATAAAGAGATATATCATATCATTAGATGTAAGAAGATATTTAAAATTATTTTTTGATATATAG
- a CDS encoding IS30 family transposase: protein MSHKYFTINERNKLEVLLKENYKISKIAKILNRHRATIYREIKRINGEYSSENAQENANTKSANKGRNSKITAELKNLIEDRLCKTWSPEQIAGRELKGRLSFKTIYNWLYSNFLDVSLNVLRRKGRKAKTKEMRGKFNIGKTIGDRPEEVKKKEVFGHWELDSVVSSRGESKACFATFVELKTRFYVAIKMKNRSKNSVLEAIKRLTASIPQGAFKTFTSDRGKEFSCWEEVEKLGIEFYFADPYCSWERGCNENSNGLLREFYPKKTDISKIDTEDLIRTLMLINSRPRKCLNYATPFEKFLHEISF from the coding sequence ATGAGCCATAAATATTTTACCATAAATGAAAGAAATAAACTAGAGGTTCTGCTAAAGGAAAATTACAAAATTTCTAAAATTGCCAAAATCCTTAACAGGCACAGGGCTACCATTTACCGTGAAATCAAAAGAATTAATGGCGAATACTCTTCTGAGAATGCTCAAGAAAATGCCAATACAAAATCTGCTAATAAAGGAAGAAACTCAAAAATTACTGCTGAATTGAAAAATCTGATAGAGGACAGACTCTGTAAAACCTGGTCTCCTGAACAAATTGCTGGCAGGGAATTAAAGGGGAGACTGTCATTTAAAACTATCTATAACTGGTTGTACAGTAATTTTCTAGATGTTTCCCTGAATGTCTTGAGAAGAAAGGGAAGGAAAGCGAAAACTAAGGAGATGAGAGGAAAATTCAATATTGGGAAGACAATTGGCGATAGACCTGAAGAAGTCAAGAAAAAAGAAGTTTTTGGGCATTGGGAGCTAGACTCGGTAGTTTCATCAAGAGGGGAAAGCAAAGCCTGCTTTGCAACATTTGTGGAATTGAAGACAAGGTTTTATGTGGCAATAAAGATGAAAAATAGAAGTAAAAATTCAGTGTTAGAAGCAATAAAACGGCTGACAGCCAGTATTCCACAAGGAGCATTCAAGACTTTCACATCAGACAGGGGGAAGGAATTTTCATGCTGGGAAGAAGTGGAGAAGCTGGGAATAGAATTCTATTTTGCAGATCCTTACTGCTCATGGGAGAGAGGATGCAACGAAAACAGCAACGGTCTTCTAAGAGAATTTTACCCAAAGAAGACCGACATATCAAAAATAGATACAGAAGACTTGATAAGAACTTTAATGCTGATAAATTCGAGACCAAGAAAATGTTTAAACTATGCAACGCCATTTGAAAAATTTTTACACGAAATTAGTTTTTAA
- a CDS encoding SDR family oxidoreductase — protein sequence MAKIAVTGVTGNLGGMVSRLCKENGIKVRNLARNKEKAEKIGFSDVFKSNYDKSEDTIKSLEGIEVLFMVSGSENPNRVQQHKDFIDAAKISGVSHIIYLSFYNASKNSIFTLGRDHYATEEYIKENGFKYTFLRDNFYADFFVNLCREYGEIKGPAGNGKVSAVVRSDVSEVAAKILENPEKWENQTLNMTGPEEFTMEEIVKIVSKYFGKEIKYIDETVEEAYESRKIWKAKQWEYDSWVSTYTAIAQNEQSGISNDIKKVLGRKATSLTEYLEIL from the coding sequence ATGGCTAAAATCGCAGTAACTGGAGTAACAGGAAATTTAGGTGGCATGGTTTCAAGATTATGTAAAGAAAATGGAATAAAAGTGAGAAATTTGGCTAGAAATAAGGAAAAAGCTGAAAAAATTGGATTTTCTGATGTTTTTAAATCAAATTATGATAAATCAGAGGATACTATAAAATCATTGGAAGGAATTGAGGTACTTTTTATGGTGTCTGGTTCAGAAAATCCTAATCGTGTTCAGCAACATAAGGATTTTATTGATGCGGCTAAAATATCAGGAGTTTCGCACATTATTTATCTTTCGTTTTACAATGCTTCAAAAAATTCAATATTTACATTGGGAAGAGATCATTATGCAACTGAGGAATACATTAAAGAAAATGGATTTAAATATACATTTTTGAGAGATAATTTTTATGCGGATTTCTTTGTAAATCTATGTAGAGAATATGGAGAAATAAAAGGGCCTGCTGGAAATGGTAAAGTTTCGGCTGTGGTGCGTTCGGATGTGTCAGAAGTGGCTGCTAAAATTTTGGAAAATCCAGAAAAATGGGAAAATCAGACTTTGAATATGACAGGACCTGAAGAATTCACAATGGAGGAAATTGTAAAAATTGTAAGTAAATATTTTGGGAAAGAAATTAAGTATATTGATGAAACGGTAGAAGAGGCTTATGAATCACGTAAAATCTGGAAAGCTAAACAATGGGAATACGACTCGTGGGTTTCAACTTATACTGCAATTGCCCAAAATGAACAATCGGGTATTTCAAATGATATTAAAAAAGTTCTGGGGCGTAAAGCAACTTCCCTGACGGAGTATTTAGAAATATTGTAA
- a CDS encoding type II toxin-antitoxin system death-on-curing family toxin translates to MIKYFEVCDILKIHNKVLELSGGLEGYKDKSGIEKVCDFVQNDLYYPEFLDKLTYIIFSISKNHFFNDGNKRTSIAVGAYFLIENGYDEKITEYIRDMEDLVVEFVENKINREDFKEKLKKYI, encoded by the coding sequence ATGATTAAATATTTTGAAGTTTGTGACATTTTAAAAATACATAATAAAGTTTTAGAGTTATCAGGTGGTTTAGAAGGATATAAGGATAAATCAGGAATAGAAAAAGTATGTGATTTTGTACAAAATGATTTATATTATCCTGAATTTTTAGATAAGTTAACATATATAATTTTTAGCATATCAAAAAATCATTTTTTTAATGATGGAAATAAAAGGACTTCTATTGCTGTTGGGGCATATTTTTTGATAGAAAATGGGTATGATGAAAAAATAACGGAATATATTAGGGATATGGAAGATTTAGTTGTTGAATTTGTAGAAAATAAGATTAATAGAGAAGATTTTAAAGAAAAATTGAAAAAGTATATCTGA